The following proteins come from a genomic window of Chryseobacterium glaciei:
- a CDS encoding Mrp/NBP35 family ATP-binding protein — MLTKEKVQDFLKEIEVDDLVTNFQVMGNDVYIDMTAHSPAMHEKKKLEAAMKQAFASEFGEEINLKLKIVSPEPTEIQQSQIKGKQIPGIQNIIAIASGKGGVGKSTVAANLAVTLAKMGFKVGILDADIYGPSVPTMFDTEGQKPISIDVNGKSLMKPIENYGVKMLSIGYFSGANQAVVWRGPMASKALNQMIRDAAWGELDFLLIDLPPGTGDIHLSIIQEVPVTGAVIVSTPQHVALADVRKGIAMFNMESINIPVLGLVENMAYFTPEELPDNKYYIFGNQGAQYLADDLGIPVLGEIPLIQSIREAGDVGRPAALQENSKIAEIYIETARKMVESLVERNKHLPPTEAVKISTMAGCSPKAK; from the coding sequence ATGTTGACGAAAGAAAAGGTTCAGGATTTCCTTAAAGAGATAGAAGTAGATGATTTAGTGACTAATTTTCAGGTTATGGGTAATGATGTCTATATCGACATGACGGCTCATTCGCCTGCAATGCATGAAAAAAAGAAATTGGAAGCTGCCATGAAGCAGGCTTTTGCAAGTGAGTTTGGAGAAGAAATTAATTTAAAATTAAAGATCGTTTCTCCGGAACCTACCGAAATTCAGCAAAGTCAGATTAAAGGAAAACAAATTCCTGGAATTCAAAATATTATCGCCATTGCTTCCGGAAAAGGAGGTGTTGGTAAGTCTACAGTGGCTGCAAACCTTGCGGTTACTTTAGCAAAAATGGGTTTTAAAGTAGGGATTTTAGATGCCGATATTTATGGACCGTCTGTTCCTACAATGTTTGATACAGAAGGTCAAAAGCCGATTTCTATAGACGTTAACGGAAAAAGCTTAATGAAACCTATCGAAAATTATGGCGTGAAAATGCTTTCAATAGGATATTTCTCAGGAGCAAATCAGGCGGTAGTTTGGAGAGGTCCGATGGCTTCAAAAGCTTTAAACCAAATGATCAGAGATGCAGCTTGGGGAGAATTAGACTTTTTATTGATCGATCTTCCTCCGGGAACGGGTGATATTCACTTATCGATTATTCAGGAAGTTCCTGTGACAGGTGCGGTGATCGTAAGTACACCTCAGCACGTGGCTTTGGCAGACGTTAGAAAAGGAATTGCGATGTTTAATATGGAAAGTATTAATATTCCGGTTCTTGGATTAGTCGAAAATATGGCGTATTTTACACCGGAAGAATTACCTGACAATAAATATTATATCTTTGGAAACCAGGGAGCACAATATTTGGCTGATGATCTTGGAATTCCTGTATTGGGAGAAATTCCTTTAATTCAGAGCATCAGAGAAGCAGGTGATGTCGGAAGACCGGCAGCTTTGCAGGAAAATTCTAAAATTGCAGAAATCTACATAGAAACTGCACGTAAAATGGTAGAAAGTCTTGTTGAAAGAAACAAACACCTTCCTCCAACTGAAGCGGTGAAAATCTCCACAATGGCTGGATGTTCTCCGAAAGCAAAATAA
- a CDS encoding NifU family protein: METKIAHEDTVTRVMEALESIRPFLNKDGGDIELIDVKDNSVYVKLLGNCSGCSLNFSTLKLGVETTIKQHAPEIEKVINVE, from the coding sequence ATGGAAACAAAGATAGCACACGAAGATACTGTAACAAGAGTAATGGAGGCTTTAGAAAGTATTCGTCCGTTTTTGAATAAAGATGGAGGAGACATTGAGCTTATTGATGTGAAAGATAACTCGGTTTATGTAAAACTTTTAGGAAATTGTTCCGGTTGTTCTCTAAACTTTTCAACCCTTAAATTGGGTGTTGAAACTACTATTAAACAACACGCTCCGGAAATTGAAAAAGTAATTAACGTAGAGTAA
- a CDS encoding NfeD family protein, which yields MFEFLQHLDSLHQGFWYIALGASLFFLFQTVLTFIGGHHGGDFSTDFDGNLHHDTPFQLFSLRNLVNFLLGFGWGGVAFYNSIESKTFLIIISILIGIGFVVLFFFLILQILKLTEDNTFKVENLIGKVGEVYLTIPAKMGGKGKIQISLNGTNHELQAMTEAEENIPSSDSVRVIYIYDETLVVAKI from the coding sequence ATGTTTGAATTTCTTCAACATCTGGATTCTCTTCACCAAGGATTTTGGTATATCGCCTTAGGTGCCAGTTTATTCTTTTTATTTCAAACTGTTCTTACTTTTATAGGCGGTCATCATGGAGGTGACTTCAGTACTGATTTTGATGGAAATCTTCATCATGATACCCCTTTTCAGTTATTTTCATTGAGAAATCTGGTCAATTTTCTGTTAGGTTTTGGTTGGGGCGGTGTGGCGTTTTATAATTCTATAGAAAGCAAAACTTTTTTGATCATTATTTCAATATTGATAGGAATCGGTTTTGTGGTTTTATTTTTCTTTTTAATTCTTCAAATATTAAAACTTACGGAAGACAATACTTTTAAGGTCGAAAATCTGATCGGAAAAGTAGGAGAGGTTTATCTTACCATCCCAGCCAAAATGGGCGGAAAAGGGAAGATCCAGATTTCTTTGAACGGAACAAATCACGAGCTTCAGGCGATGACCGAAGCTGAGGAAAATATTCCGTCCAGTGATTCTGTGAGAGTGATTTATATTTATGATGAAACACTTGTTGTTGCAAAAATTTAA